The Salvelinus namaycush isolate Seneca chromosome 19, SaNama_1.0, whole genome shotgun sequence DNA window CCGCTTTCAATCAAACGGACAGTGCAGGACTTTTCAATAAGACTGAAGATATATTTTGTTGTAACTTTTCATCGGTGGTGACTGATAATGGCTTCGTGGCGGCGACTCCGGATGAGAGAAGTCTATTTCTCATGAGAGTTGTCCAGATAGCAGTTATGTGCGTGTTATCGCTCACGGTGGTTTTCGGTATATTCTTTTTGGGCTGCAATCTTCTCATCAAGTCAGAGGGAATGATCAACTTTTTGGTGACGGACAGAAGACCATCCAAAGAGGTAGAAGCAGTCATTGTTGGTGCATATTAGTAGCCTAAAGGGCTCTTTGGGAGACTTTGTCAAAATGACTTGTCCTACCACTGATGCCCAGATGATGAATCCACTTTTCACCAacagcagagacagagatacatGAATGGTCAAGTATCCACATAAGAACCAGTTTCTATTGTTCTGTTCTCGACAGTTGGCGAAAATGTAGGACAGAACAGGCCTATACTTAGACACTGTAGACACGCACATCTCCAATAATTAGCCGAAATTAGCTCTCACTTTTTGACAAACACTCATGTAATTTAATATCTAGACGTTCTCTAATTGTTATAGCCTTTTTGTCAAAGTGACAATCGTGTTTTACTTCAAATACTGTCTCATATTGCTAAAGCAATGGGGATGAATGAATGTTTGAAAAATGcatattgtatgtttttttttgttgcatacgTGCAAGACAGTATAATGATTTAATCTATGTGCCTAACGCGTTTCCTATTGAAGAATTGTAGATAATGAGAGGTTAAATGCATGAACGTTGGAGATATAACAATACAACAACAACTCTAGTTTTGTTTATTGGAATAAATGAATCCCCTAATTATGTTCAAGATTTTTTCCTTTTGATTGAGCATTTCCATCAATCTGTTCTCAGTGTTAATTTGAGAAAATCATGGCTACAGTAGGTCtagttggtagagcgtggcgcTTGTAATGCTAAGGTAGTGGGTTCGGTTCCCGGGACCACCTAttcgtaaaatgtatgcatgcaggCAAagttggataaaagcatctgccaAATTGTATTGAGGTCATTCTTATTACAAAGCCTTTCAAAATATAACAATTCTTCAACAccaatatataaaaaaaatattatttattattatcatATCGCAAACTAAACATTTTTATATATTCTATTCAAATTGTGCAAATGGCATTCATTTGACAGGGCACATTGAAAGAGAATGTGTGACATTTGCACCTTGTTGTCTTGCAGCCTAATGGTGGACCACTGAAACCAATGTGATGATAAGGGTTGGTTTTTC harbors:
- the rprma gene encoding protein reprimo A → MNSTAFNQTDSAGLFNKTEDIFCCNFSSVVTDNGFVAATPDERSLFLMRVVQIAVMCVLSLTVVFGIFFLGCNLLIKSEGMINFLVTDRRPSKEVEAVIVGAY